One stretch of Enterobacter sp. RHBSTW-00994 DNA includes these proteins:
- a CDS encoding nitrate reductase subunit alpha has translation MSKFLDRFRYFKQKGETFADGHGQVLETNRDWEDGYRQRWQHDKVVRSTHGVNCTGSCSWKIFVKNGLVTWEMQQTDYPRTRPDMPNHEPRGCPRGASYSWYLYSANRLKYPLMRKRLMKMWREAKVQHSDPVDAWASIIEDADKAKSFKQARGRGGFVRSSWQEVNELIAASNVYTVKTYGPDRVAGFSPIPAMSMVSYASGARYLSLIGGTCLSFYDWYCDLPPASPQTWGEQTDVPESADWYNSSYIIAWGSNVPQTRTPDAHFFTEVRYKGTKTVAVTPDYAEIAKLCDLWLAPKQGTDAAMALAMGHVMLREFHLDKPSQYFTDYVRRYTDMPMLVMLEERDGYYAAGRMLRAADLVDALGQENNPEWKTVACNTRGDMVAPNGSIGFRWGEKGKWNLEQRDGTSGEETELRLSMLGSQDEIAEVGFPYFGGDGTEHFNKVQLQNVLMHKLPVKRLQLADGSTALVTTVYDLTMANYGLERGLNDENCATSYDDIKAYTPAWAEKITGVPRANITRIAREFAENADKTHGRSMIIVGAGLNHWYHLDMNYRGLINMLVFCGCVGQSGGGWAHYVGQEKLRPQTGWQPLAFGLDWQRPARHMNSTSYFYNHSSQWRYETVTAQELLSPMADKSRYSGHLIDFNVRAERMGWLPSAPQLGTNPLRIAEAAKKAGMNPVDYTVKSLKEGSIRFAAEQPENGKNHPRNLFIWRSNLLGSSGKGHEYMLKYLLGTEHGIQGKDLGKQGGVKPEEVEWKDNGLDGKLDLVVTLDFRLSSTCLYSDIVLPTATWYEKDDMNTSDMHPFIHPLSAAVDPAWESKSDWDIYKGIAKKFSEVCVGHLGVETDVVTLPIQHDSAAELAQPLDVKDWKKGECDLIPGKTAPHIIPVERDYPATYERFTSIGPLMEKIGNGGKGIAWNTQSEMDLLRKLNYTKAEGPAKGQPMLNTAIDAAEMILTLAPETNGQVAVKAWAALSEFTGRDHTHLALNKEDEKIRFRDIQAQPRKIISSPTWSGLEDEHVSYNAGYTNVHELIPWRTLTGRQSLYQDHPWMRDFGESLLVYRPPIDTRSVKEVMGEKSNGNPEKALNFLTPHQKWGIHSTYSDNLLMLTLGRGGPIVWMSEADAKELDIVDNDWIEVFNSNGALTARAVVSQRVPAGMTMMYHAQERIVNLPGSEITEQRGGIHNSVTRITPKPTHMIGGYAQLAYGFNYYGTVGSNRDEFVVVRKMKNINWLDGEGNDQVQESVK, from the coding sequence ATGAGCAAATTTCTGGACCGGTTTCGCTACTTCAAGCAGAAGGGCGAAACCTTTGCCGATGGGCACGGTCAGGTTCTGGAGACCAACCGGGACTGGGAGGATGGATACCGTCAACGTTGGCAGCATGACAAAGTCGTGCGTTCTACCCACGGTGTAAACTGCACCGGTTCATGTAGCTGGAAGATTTTCGTTAAAAATGGTCTGGTGACATGGGAAATGCAGCAGACCGATTATCCGCGCACACGCCCGGATATGCCAAACCATGAACCGCGTGGTTGTCCGCGTGGTGCGAGCTATTCCTGGTATCTGTACAGTGCAAACCGTCTGAAATATCCACTGATGCGCAAACGTCTGATGAAGATGTGGCGTGAAGCGAAAGTGCAGCACAGCGATCCGGTCGATGCCTGGGCTTCCATCATTGAAGATGCCGACAAAGCGAAAAGCTTTAAGCAAGCGCGTGGTCGGGGTGGTTTTGTCCGATCTTCCTGGCAGGAAGTGAATGAGCTGATTGCGGCCTCTAACGTCTATACCGTGAAAACGTACGGGCCGGATCGCGTGGCCGGGTTCTCGCCGATCCCGGCAATGTCGATGGTCTCTTACGCCTCTGGCGCACGTTATCTTTCTCTCATCGGGGGGACGTGCCTGAGTTTCTACGACTGGTACTGCGACTTACCGCCTGCGTCTCCTCAGACCTGGGGTGAGCAGACCGACGTTCCTGAATCTGCTGACTGGTACAATTCCAGCTACATCATTGCATGGGGTTCTAACGTTCCGCAGACCCGTACCCCGGACGCCCACTTCTTCACCGAAGTGCGTTACAAAGGGACCAAAACCGTTGCCGTCACGCCAGACTATGCCGAAATCGCAAAACTGTGCGACCTGTGGTTAGCCCCGAAACAGGGAACCGATGCGGCAATGGCGCTGGCGATGGGCCACGTTATGCTGCGCGAATTCCATCTGGATAAACCAAGCCAGTACTTCACAGATTATGTGCGTCGCTACACCGACATGCCTATGCTGGTCATGCTGGAAGAGCGAGACGGCTACTATGCGGCGGGGCGTATGCTGCGTGCCGCCGATCTGGTGGATGCTCTCGGCCAGGAAAATAACCCGGAATGGAAAACCGTTGCCTGTAACACCAGGGGTGACATGGTTGCACCGAACGGTTCTATTGGTTTCCGTTGGGGTGAAAAGGGCAAGTGGAATCTTGAGCAACGTGATGGTACGTCCGGAGAAGAGACGGAACTGCGTCTCAGCATGCTGGGCAGCCAGGATGAGATTGCTGAAGTGGGCTTCCCGTACTTCGGGGGCGATGGCACTGAGCACTTCAATAAGGTCCAACTGCAAAACGTCCTGATGCACAAACTGCCGGTGAAGCGCCTGCAACTGGCGGACGGGTCGACCGCGCTGGTAACCACTGTTTACGACCTCACCATGGCAAACTACGGCCTGGAACGCGGTCTGAACGATGAAAACTGCGCCACCAGCTACGATGACATCAAAGCCTATACCCCGGCCTGGGCAGAGAAAATTACCGGTGTGCCGCGCGCAAATATCACCCGTATCGCCCGTGAGTTTGCGGAAAATGCCGACAAGACGCACGGCCGTTCGATGATCATCGTCGGTGCAGGTCTGAACCACTGGTATCACCTTGATATGAACTACCGTGGTCTGATCAACATGCTGGTCTTCTGCGGTTGTGTCGGCCAAAGTGGTGGCGGTTGGGCGCACTACGTGGGGCAGGAAAAACTGCGCCCGCAAACGGGCTGGCAGCCACTGGCGTTTGGCCTCGACTGGCAGCGCCCGGCACGTCACATGAACAGTACCTCTTACTTCTATAACCACTCCAGCCAGTGGCGTTACGAAACCGTCACCGCGCAAGAGCTGCTGTCACCGATGGCGGATAAATCCCGCTACAGTGGGCATCTGATTGACTTCAACGTACGTGCTGAACGTATGGGCTGGCTGCCGTCTGCGCCACAACTGGGAACAAACCCGCTGCGCATTGCCGAAGCGGCGAAGAAAGCCGGAATGAACCCGGTAGATTACACCGTCAAATCCCTGAAAGAGGGGTCGATTCGCTTCGCGGCGGAACAGCCTGAAAACGGGAAAAACCACCCACGCAACTTGTTCATCTGGCGCTCTAATCTGCTGGGCTCTTCCGGTAAAGGTCACGAGTACATGCTGAAGTACCTGCTGGGTACGGAACACGGTATTCAGGGAAAAGATCTGGGTAAACAAGGTGGCGTGAAGCCGGAAGAGGTGGAATGGAAGGACAATGGTCTCGACGGCAAGCTGGATCTGGTTGTCACCCTGGACTTCCGTCTTTCCAGCACCTGTCTGTATTCCGACATCGTGCTGCCGACTGCCACCTGGTACGAAAAAGACGACATGAATACCTCGGATATGCATCCGTTTATTCATCCCTTGTCTGCTGCGGTTGACCCTGCATGGGAATCCAAAAGTGACTGGGATATCTACAAAGGTATCGCGAAGAAATTCTCTGAAGTGTGTGTCGGGCATCTGGGCGTTGAAACCGATGTGGTGACGCTACCCATTCAGCATGACTCTGCGGCTGAACTGGCGCAACCACTGGATGTGAAGGACTGGAAAAAAGGTGAATGTGACCTGATCCCAGGAAAAACTGCACCGCACATTATTCCGGTGGAACGTGACTATCCGGCGACCTATGAGCGCTTTACCTCTATCGGCCCGTTGATGGAGAAAATCGGTAACGGCGGTAAAGGTATTGCCTGGAATACCCAGAGCGAAATGGACCTGCTGCGTAAGCTCAATTACACCAAAGCCGAGGGGCCAGCCAAAGGTCAGCCGATGCTGAATACGGCGATTGATGCGGCAGAGATGATTCTGACGCTGGCGCCGGAAACCAACGGTCAGGTGGCGGTGAAAGCCTGGGCTGCATTGAGTGAGTTTACGGGGCGCGACCATACGCATCTGGCGCTGAATAAAGAAGACGAAAAAATTCGTTTCCGCGATATTCAGGCGCAACCGCGCAAAATCATCTCCAGCCCGACCTGGTCAGGACTTGAAGATGAGCATGTTTCTTATAACGCCGGTTACACCAACGTTCACGAGCTGATCCCATGGCGTACCCTGACGGGCCGTCAGTCGCTGTATCAGGATCACCCGTGGATGCGTGATTTCGGTGAGAGCCTGCTGGTTTACCGTCCACCGATTGATACCCGCTCGGTGAAAGAAGTGATGGGCGAAAAATCTAACGGCAACCCGGAAAAAGCGCTCAACTTCCTGACACCGCACCAGAAATGGGGGATCCACTCTACCTACAGCGACAACCTGCTGATGCTGACGCTGGGTCGTGGTGGTCCGATTGTGTGGATGAGCGAAGCCGACGCGAAAGAGCTGGATATCGTGGATAACGACTGGATTGAAGTGTTCAACAGCAATGGTGCACTGACTGCCCGTGCCGTTGTCAGCCAGCGTGTTCCGGCCGGGATGACCATGATGTATCACGCGCAGGAACGCATCGTTAACCTGCCGGGTTCAGAGATCACCGAACAGCGCGGCGGTATTCATAACTCCGTCACCCGTATTACACCGAAACCTACCCACATGATTGGCGGTTATGCCCAGTTGGCGTATGGCTTTAACTACTACGGTACGGTCGGCTCCAACCGCGATGAGTTCGTGGTCGTGCGTAAGATGAAGAATATTAACTGGTTAGATGGCGAAGGTAATGACCAGGTACAGGAGAGCGTAAAATGA